A section of the Candidatus Woesearchaeota archaeon genome encodes:
- a CDS encoding 50S ribosomal protein L14e — translation MNMIEIGRVCKKLAGRDGNNYCIIVDVLDDKYVLIDGNVRRKKCNVSHLVETKDKTDIKKGADTNAVLKALEKLGVKILKRTAPRKKKQEKPARVRRKKEKPKKAKQEKKPTEKKAEKTEKTETTDKT, via the coding sequence ATAAACATGATCGAAATCGGAAGAGTCTGCAAGAAACTGGCGGGTAGAGACGGAAACAACTACTGCATCATAGTCGATGTGCTGGATGACAAGTATGTGCTGATAGACGGCAATGTAAGAAGGAAGAAGTGCAATGTCTCACACCTTGTCGAGACAAAAGACAAGACAGATATAAAGAAGGGAGCAGACACAAACGCAGTCCTCAAAGCACTGGAAAAGCTGGGCGTGAAAATACTAAAGAGAACAGCGCCAAGAAAAAAGAAACAGGAGAAGCCGGCAAGGGTGCGCAGGAAGAAAGAGAAGCCTAAAAAGGCAAAGCAAGAGAAGAAACCCACAGAGAAGAAAGCCGAGAAGACAGAAAAAACAGAGACAACAGACAAAACATAA
- a CDS encoding 50S ribosomal protein L34e has protein sequence MVEGKHRSRSLRRVFVKTPGGTNKIQYKLRKPSKAKCVCGAELQGVPRKTTRQMKNTPKSKKRPQRAFGGTLCSRCTRKKIIENSR, from the coding sequence ATGGTAGAAGGAAAACACAGATCAAGATCATTAAGGCGAGTCTTTGTAAAAACTCCAGGCGGCACAAACAAGATACAGTACAAGTTGCGCAAGCCATCAAAAGCCAAGTGCGTGTGCGGTGCAGAGCTCCAAGGCGTGCCAAGAAAGACAACAAGACAGATGAAGAACACGCCGAAGAGCAAGAAGAGGCCCCAAAGAGCGTTCGGCGGGACACTCTGCTCAAGATGCACAAGGAAAAAGATTATTGAGAATTCTCGATAA